Proteins from one Acidimicrobiales bacterium genomic window:
- the cobJ gene encoding precorrin-3B C(17)-methyltransferase, with protein sequence MTVVTISVTEAGAALAQRLPYRHEHGDLGDRVRRLWPEVDGLVLVCATGIAVRVIAPLLGDKHDDPAVVCVDDGGRWAIALAGGHHGANALATEVASLLGAEAVVTTATDLAALPALDTLPGFRFAGDVAAVSRAWLDGHPPTVDASDLPHWPLPPALTSSASLGGPGGPGGTVVVTDRVVPEAAGTVVLQPESLVVGVGSSSGAEAGGIAELLAGALAEAGLSRAAVGLVASVDLKRGEPGIVALAAELGVELRTFPADVLAGQDVPTPSDVVAQAVGTPSVAEAAALVAAGPGAQLVVPKRRSSEATVAIARRRRPEGHLAVVGLGPGDAAFRAPAAAAAVRRAEVVIGYDLYVDLASDLLAPHHEVVRSPIGAEADRCHDALRRAAEGRHVALVCSGDPGVFAMASLVCELAPHHGNPPLTIVPGVTAAHAAAAVLGAPLGHDHAAVSLSDLLTPWEVIERRVQAVAEGDMVVSFYNPRSQRRTWQLPRALEILARHRPPACPAAVVTDVGRTGKEHVLRTTVAELDPTSVGMLSLVVVGSSTTRWIGSRMVTPRGYKAAPEPAP encoded by the coding sequence GTGACGGTCGTGACCATCAGCGTGACCGAGGCGGGCGCGGCGCTCGCCCAGCGGCTGCCCTACCGCCACGAGCACGGCGACCTGGGCGACCGGGTGCGCCGCCTGTGGCCCGAGGTCGACGGCCTGGTGCTCGTCTGCGCCACCGGCATCGCGGTGCGGGTGATCGCACCCCTGCTGGGCGACAAGCACGACGACCCGGCGGTCGTCTGCGTCGACGACGGCGGCCGGTGGGCGATCGCCCTCGCCGGGGGCCACCACGGCGCCAACGCCCTCGCCACCGAGGTCGCCTCCCTCCTGGGCGCCGAGGCCGTGGTCACCACCGCCACCGACCTCGCCGCCCTGCCCGCCCTCGACACGTTGCCGGGCTTCCGCTTCGCGGGCGACGTCGCCGCCGTCTCCCGCGCCTGGCTCGACGGCCACCCCCCGACCGTCGACGCCTCCGACCTGCCCCACTGGCCCCTACCCCCCGCCCTCACGTCGTCGGCGTCCCTCGGTGGGCCCGGTGGGCCCGGCGGAACGGTCGTGGTGACCGACCGGGTCGTCCCGGAGGCTGCGGGCACGGTCGTGCTCCAGCCCGAGTCGCTGGTGGTGGGCGTGGGGTCGTCGTCGGGGGCCGAGGCCGGGGGGATCGCCGAACTGCTGGCCGGAGCCTTGGCCGAGGCGGGCCTGAGCCGGGCCGCCGTCGGGCTCGTCGCATCGGTCGACCTCAAGCGGGGCGAGCCCGGGATCGTGGCGCTGGCCGCGGAGCTGGGCGTCGAGCTGCGGACCTTCCCCGCCGACGTCCTCGCCGGTCAGGACGTCCCCACCCCGAGCGACGTGGTCGCCCAGGCCGTCGGCACGCCCAGCGTCGCCGAGGCGGCGGCGCTCGTCGCCGCGGGACCGGGCGCCCAGCTCGTCGTCCCCAAACGGCGTTCGTCGGAGGCGACCGTCGCCATCGCCCGCCGCCGCCGGCCGGAAGGCCACCTGGCCGTCGTCGGGTTGGGCCCGGGCGACGCGGCGTTCCGGGCGCCGGCCGCGGCCGCCGCAGTGCGTCGAGCCGAGGTCGTGATCGGCTACGACCTCTACGTCGACCTGGCCTCCGACCTGCTCGCACCCCACCACGAGGTGGTCCGCTCCCCGATCGGCGCCGAGGCCGACCGCTGCCACGACGCCCTCCGCCGCGCCGCCGAGGGTCGGCACGTCGCCCTCGTCTGCTCGGGCGACCCGGGGGTCTTCGCCATGGCCTCCCTCGTCTGCGAGCTGGCGCCCCACCACGGCAACCCGCCGCTGACGATCGTCCCGGGCGTCACCGCCGCCCACGCCGCCGCGGCCGTGCTCGGCGCCCCGCTCGGCCACGACCACGCCGCCGTATCCCTGTCCGACCTGCTCACGCCGTGGGAGGTCATCGAGCGGCGCGTCCAGGCCGTGGCCGAGGGCGACATGGTCGTGTCGTTCTACAACCCCCGCTCGCAGCGACGGACCTGGCAGCTCCCCCGGGCCCTCGAGATCCTCGCCCGGCATCGCCCGCCCGCCTGCCCGGCCGCGGTCGTGACCGACGTGGGCCGCACCGGCAAGGAGCACGTCCTGCGCACCACCGTCGCGGAGCTGGACCCGACCAGCGTCGGGATGCTGTCGCTGGTCGTCGTCGGCTCGTCGACCACCCGCTGGATCGGCAGCCGCATGGTCACGCCCCGGGGCTACAAGGCCGCACCGGAGCCCGCGCC
- a CDS encoding cobyrinate a,c-diamide synthase — protein MQMDGHASQSTEGFLGPRLVVAGTHSGVGKTTVATGLLGALRRAGHRPAAAKVGPDFIDPGYHALACGRPPRNLDAWLCGADAVRPLAGRAAAGADVLVVEGVMGLFDGAVDGAPSSTADVARLLDAPVVLVVDAASLSRSVAALVSGYAGFDPTVRFAGIVLNRVGSDTHETLLREALDPLGIPVLGALRRDDRLTWRDRHLGLVPVAEQPGAVAAALDRLAVAVAERVDLEAVLQLARTAPDLHVNGPTVARRVVPEGRRVPVAVAAGAAFTFTYQDTLEALAACGAEPVPFDPRADEHLPDGVAGLLAGGGFPEVHAADLAANTPLLDDVRRRVEGGMPAWAECGGMLWLCRSLDGVPMGGVLPADARMTDRLSLGYRTAEAATTSPVVPAGGTVRGHEFHYSAVEPSGGALRLASRWGSRDDGFATPSLLATYLHVHPGGDPAPIERFTAACLAAAPVGAAAQ, from the coding sequence ATGCAGATGGACGGCCATGCGAGCCAGTCGACGGAGGGGTTCCTCGGGCCCCGCCTCGTCGTCGCGGGCACGCATTCGGGTGTCGGGAAGACCACCGTCGCCACCGGCCTGCTGGGTGCCCTACGGCGTGCCGGCCATCGTCCCGCCGCCGCCAAGGTGGGGCCCGACTTCATCGATCCCGGCTACCACGCCCTCGCCTGCGGCCGACCCCCGCGCAACCTCGACGCCTGGCTGTGCGGCGCCGACGCCGTGCGCCCCCTCGCCGGGCGGGCGGCGGCCGGCGCCGACGTGCTGGTCGTCGAGGGTGTCATGGGGCTGTTCGACGGCGCCGTCGACGGGGCGCCGTCCTCCACTGCCGACGTCGCCCGGCTGCTCGACGCCCCGGTCGTGCTGGTGGTCGACGCGGCGTCGCTGAGCCGCTCGGTGGCGGCGCTCGTGTCCGGCTACGCCGGGTTCGACCCGACGGTGCGCTTCGCCGGCATCGTCCTCAACCGGGTGGGGTCCGACACCCACGAGACGCTGCTCCGGGAGGCGCTCGACCCCCTCGGCATCCCGGTGCTCGGCGCGCTGCGACGGGACGACCGGCTCACGTGGCGCGACCGCCATCTCGGCCTGGTGCCGGTGGCGGAGCAGCCCGGAGCGGTCGCCGCCGCGCTCGACCGGCTGGCCGTCGCGGTGGCGGAACGGGTCGACCTGGAGGCCGTGCTGCAGCTGGCCCGCACCGCGCCTGACCTGCACGTGAACGGTCCGACCGTGGCCCGGCGGGTCGTCCCGGAGGGCCGGCGCGTGCCCGTCGCCGTCGCCGCCGGAGCCGCGTTCACCTTCACCTACCAGGACACGCTCGAGGCGCTGGCGGCCTGCGGGGCCGAGCCCGTGCCCTTCGACCCGCGGGCCGACGAGCACCTGCCCGACGGTGTCGCCGGCCTGCTCGCCGGGGGCGGCTTCCCCGAGGTGCACGCCGCCGACCTGGCCGCCAACACGCCGCTGCTCGACGACGTGCGTCGCCGGGTCGAGGGCGGCATGCCGGCGTGGGCCGAGTGCGGCGGGATGCTGTGGCTGTGCCGCAGCCTCGACGGCGTGCCGATGGGCGGGGTGCTGCCGGCCGACGCCCGCATGACCGACCGCCTCAGCCTGGGGTATCGCACCGCCGAGGCCGCCACCACGTCGCCCGTGGTGCCCGCCGGCGGCACCGTGCGGGGCCACGAGTTCCACTACTCGGCGGTCGAGCCGTCCGGTGGAGCGCTCCGGCTCGCCAGCCGCTGGGGCTCCCGCGACGACGGCTTCGCCACGCCGTCGCTCCTGGCCACCTACCTGCACGTGCACCCCGGTGGCGACCCGGCGCCGATCGAGCGGTTCACGGCGGCGTGCCTGGCGGCGGCTCCCGTGGGGGCGGCAGCGCAATGA
- the cbiE gene encoding precorrin-6y C5,15-methyltransferase (decarboxylating) subunit CbiE, translating to MGDAAVVDIVGLHGGQWFGRDAEVALRQADLLIGHARQLAVLPPDLSGEHVELWGDLDEVLSFAAARRDEGRRACILAAGDPGFFGLVRLAAARFGDEGVAVHPAPSSIALAFARVGTNWDDARVASAHGRPLEHAVAAVLEHPKVAVLVSRDQPPEALGKALVAAGSGARRVTVCSRLGETDEEVVRTDLPGLAAGTFDPLSVVVVQAPDPVGHQSGMGVRWGVDESAFAHRDGMVTKAEVRAVVLGKLALPPVGVLWDVGAGSGSVAIECARLAPGLRVLAVEQNPADCERLRANEREAGIGGAVLVQVVEGVAPGALADLPTPDRVFVGGGGIPVLDAVLARLADGGVVVAAFATLSTAAAAADRLGNLVQVQVSRGVPIGAEGRLRLAAENPVFVCWGPS from the coding sequence GTGGGTGACGCAGCGGTGGTCGACATCGTGGGGCTCCACGGGGGGCAGTGGTTCGGGCGCGACGCCGAGGTCGCACTGCGGCAGGCCGACCTGTTGATCGGCCACGCCCGGCAGCTGGCGGTGCTCCCCCCGGACCTGAGCGGCGAGCACGTCGAGCTGTGGGGTGATCTCGACGAGGTGCTGTCGTTCGCCGCCGCCCGCCGCGACGAGGGTCGGCGGGCCTGCATCCTGGCCGCGGGCGACCCCGGCTTCTTCGGCCTGGTCCGGTTGGCGGCGGCCCGGTTCGGCGACGAGGGCGTGGCCGTCCACCCGGCGCCGTCGTCGATCGCCCTCGCCTTCGCCCGGGTGGGCACCAACTGGGACGACGCCCGGGTGGCCTCGGCCCACGGCCGGCCCCTGGAGCACGCCGTCGCCGCGGTCCTGGAGCACCCGAAGGTCGCCGTCCTCGTGTCCCGCGACCAGCCCCCCGAGGCGCTGGGCAAGGCGCTCGTGGCAGCCGGCTCCGGGGCTCGCCGGGTGACCGTCTGCAGCCGCCTGGGCGAGACCGACGAGGAGGTCGTCCGCACCGACCTGCCCGGTCTGGCCGCCGGCACCTTCGATCCCCTGTCGGTCGTCGTCGTCCAGGCGCCCGACCCGGTGGGTCACCAGTCCGGGATGGGCGTCCGTTGGGGCGTCGACGAGAGTGCCTTCGCCCACCGCGACGGCATGGTCACCAAGGCCGAGGTCCGGGCCGTGGTCCTCGGGAAGCTGGCCCTGCCCCCGGTCGGGGTGCTGTGGGACGTCGGTGCCGGCAGCGGGTCGGTGGCGATCGAGTGCGCCCGCCTGGCGCCCGGCCTGCGGGTGTTGGCGGTCGAGCAGAACCCGGCCGACTGCGAGCGGCTGCGGGCCAACGAGCGCGAGGCCGGCATCGGGGGTGCGGTGCTCGTGCAGGTCGTCGAGGGCGTGGCGCCGGGAGCGCTGGCCGACCTGCCGACGCCGGACCGGGTGTTCGTGGGCGGCGGCGGCATCCCGGTGCTCGACGCGGTGCTCGCCCGTCTGGCCGACGGCGGCGTGGTCGTGGCCGCGTTCGCCACCCTGTCGACCGCGGCGGCGGCCGCCGATCGCCTCGGCAACCTCGTCCAGGTCCAGGTCAGCCGGGGAGTGCCCATCGGGGCCGAGGGTCGGCTGCGACTCGCGGCCGAGAACCCGGTGTTCGTCTGCTGGGGGCCGTCGTGA
- the cobM gene encoding precorrin-4 C(11)-methyltransferase: MISFVGAGPGAADLLTLRGAARLAEAEVVVWASSLVPAELLQHCGAGAAIHDSATMTLEDVLDVYAAHPDDTPVVRLHSGDPSLYGAIQEQVDWCAANGRAWEVVPGVSSVSAASAAVGRELTIPGVSQSVVVTRLAGRTADSMPAGEGVAAYARHGGTLAVLLSAARPDELQQELLAPGSAFGPDTPAAIVVRATWPDEQVVPTTVGELAEALRSTGATMTALVLVGEALAHQDDERRSHLYAPTYTTAYRLRSNQGSTTGRPSARRTDASAAAGDTSGTG, translated from the coding sequence GTGATCAGCTTCGTGGGGGCCGGGCCCGGAGCGGCTGACCTGCTCACCCTTCGGGGGGCGGCGCGGTTGGCGGAGGCCGAGGTGGTCGTGTGGGCCAGCTCGCTGGTGCCGGCGGAGCTGCTGCAGCATTGCGGGGCCGGCGCCGCGATCCACGACTCGGCGACGATGACCCTCGAAGACGTCCTCGACGTCTACGCCGCCCACCCCGACGACACCCCCGTCGTGCGGCTCCACTCCGGCGACCCGTCGCTCTACGGCGCCATCCAGGAGCAGGTCGACTGGTGCGCCGCCAACGGCCGGGCCTGGGAGGTGGTGCCCGGCGTGTCGTCGGTGTCGGCCGCGTCGGCGGCGGTGGGCCGTGAGCTGACCATCCCCGGCGTGAGCCAGAGCGTCGTCGTCACCCGGCTGGCCGGGCGCACGGCCGACTCGATGCCCGCGGGCGAAGGGGTCGCCGCCTACGCCCGCCACGGTGGCACGCTGGCGGTCCTGCTGTCGGCGGCCCGCCCCGACGAGCTGCAGCAGGAGCTGCTCGCGCCCGGCTCGGCGTTCGGGCCCGACACACCGGCGGCGATCGTCGTGCGGGCCACGTGGCCCGACGAGCAGGTGGTCCCCACCACCGTGGGCGAGCTGGCCGAGGCGCTGCGCTCGACGGGGGCGACGATGACAGCGCTGGTCCTGGTGGGCGAGGCGCTGGCCCACCAGGACGACGAGCGTCGCAGCCACCTCTACGCGCCCACCTACACCACGGCCTACCGGCTGCGGTCGAACCAGGGGTCGACCACCGGGCGCCCGTCGGCCCGCCGCACCGACGCCAGCGCTGCCGCAGGCGACACCTCGGGGACGGGCTGA
- the cobI gene encoding precorrin-2 C(20)-methyltransferase: MRKTSVYLPDHLKRALTARASATRRSEAEVLRAAVELEVATRSPAAIAAVNLADNPRPGRLVGVGVGPGDPDLLTMRALTALRRADRVLGPSTAPDAIGRAETIVREAAPDVEVERVAFAMHPDPGVRAEAMGAIADTVTGYLDDGDEVAFITLGDPLTYSTFSALADAVDARRASTLVEVVPGIMAFQSLAARTRTTLVDERQRLSVRTALDGDIADGGLADDLADPSCTVVLYKGGRHLPAVADAAREADRLDNAVAGELLGMTGQRVGTLHSMARSPASYLATVILPATEGGVEPAAPVAPPATAADTAAITAPTEADADADSAQVPS, from the coding sequence GTGCGCAAGACCTCCGTCTACCTTCCCGACCACCTGAAGCGAGCGCTCACCGCCCGCGCCTCGGCGACGCGGCGCTCGGAGGCCGAGGTGCTGCGGGCCGCGGTCGAGCTCGAGGTGGCCACCCGCAGCCCCGCCGCGATCGCGGCGGTCAACCTGGCCGACAACCCCCGGCCGGGCCGACTCGTGGGAGTCGGTGTGGGCCCCGGCGATCCCGACCTGCTCACGATGCGGGCACTGACGGCGCTGCGCCGCGCCGACCGTGTGCTCGGCCCCTCCACGGCACCCGACGCCATCGGGCGGGCCGAGACGATCGTGCGGGAGGCGGCGCCCGACGTGGAGGTCGAGCGGGTGGCGTTCGCCATGCACCCCGACCCCGGCGTGCGGGCCGAGGCCATGGGCGCCATCGCCGACACCGTCACCGGCTACCTCGACGACGGCGACGAGGTGGCGTTCATCACGCTTGGCGACCCGCTCACCTACTCCACCTTCTCCGCCCTGGCCGACGCCGTGGACGCCCGGCGGGCGTCCACCCTGGTCGAGGTGGTGCCGGGGATCATGGCGTTCCAGTCGCTGGCGGCGCGCACCCGTACCACGCTGGTCGACGAGCGCCAGCGGCTCAGCGTCCGCACGGCGCTCGACGGCGACATCGCCGACGGCGGCCTGGCCGACGACCTTGCCGACCCCTCCTGCACCGTCGTCCTCTACAAGGGCGGGCGCCACCTGCCGGCGGTCGCGGATGCGGCCCGCGAGGCCGACCGCCTCGACAACGCGGTCGCCGGCGAGCTCCTCGGCATGACCGGGCAACGGGTCGGGACGCTCCACAGCATGGCCCGGAGCCCGGCGAGCTACCTCGCCACAGTGATCCTTCCGGCCACCGAGGGAGGCGTGGAACCGGCGGCACCGGTGGCACCGCCGGCGACCGCGGCTGACACGGCTGCCATCACTGCGCCGACCGAGGCTGACGCCGACGCCGACAGCGCGCAGGTCCCGTCGTGA
- a CDS encoding cobalt-precorrin-5B (C(1))-methyltransferase: MSTYEPPLAPEVADAKGLRTGWTTGTCASAAAKAATLWLVEGQVPDQVEVPLPSGRRVGFPVVDVDAARPHRCAVVKDAGDDPDVTNGAHITAEARWSGTPAAEATGEAAGEVELRNGSGVGTVTLPGLGLAVGAPAINPVPRRMITQAVREVTDRPLVVTISVPGGEAMAAKTSNDRLGIVGGISILGTTGIVKPFSTASYRASVVQQIDVAAAQGERHLVLATGSRSDRAAQRLLPELGSVCFVEVGDFTGIALRRAATDGLEQVTWVGMAGKIAKLAAGVLMTHYRRSKVDGELLADVARACDAPAEVVEAATATATARHFAEVCLGLGVTEPLAELCRRAAAACVSHTNGALPVEVVMVDFEGEAVIARG; the protein is encoded by the coding sequence ATGTCCACCTACGAGCCGCCGCTGGCACCCGAGGTCGCCGACGCCAAGGGCCTGCGCACCGGCTGGACCACGGGCACGTGCGCGTCGGCGGCGGCCAAGGCGGCCACGTTGTGGCTGGTGGAGGGGCAGGTGCCCGACCAGGTCGAGGTGCCGCTGCCGTCCGGGCGACGGGTGGGGTTCCCCGTGGTCGACGTCGACGCGGCGCGGCCGCACCGCTGCGCCGTCGTGAAGGACGCCGGCGACGACCCCGACGTCACCAACGGCGCCCACATCACCGCCGAGGCCCGCTGGTCCGGCACGCCAGCGGCCGAGGCAACGGGTGAAGCGGCCGGCGAGGTCGAGCTGCGCAACGGCAGCGGTGTCGGCACCGTCACGCTGCCCGGCCTGGGCCTGGCGGTCGGCGCCCCGGCGATCAACCCCGTGCCCCGGCGGATGATCACCCAGGCGGTGCGTGAGGTCACCGACCGCCCCCTGGTCGTCACCATCTCGGTGCCCGGCGGCGAGGCCATGGCGGCCAAGACGTCCAACGACCGGCTCGGCATCGTCGGGGGCATCTCCATCCTGGGCACCACCGGCATCGTCAAGCCCTTCTCCACTGCCAGCTACCGGGCCAGCGTGGTGCAGCAGATCGACGTGGCCGCCGCCCAGGGGGAACGCCACCTGGTGCTCGCCACCGGTAGCCGCAGCGACCGGGCCGCCCAGCGGTTGCTGCCGGAATTGGGGTCGGTGTGCTTCGTCGAGGTGGGCGACTTCACCGGCATCGCCCTGCGGCGGGCCGCCACCGACGGGCTGGAGCAGGTCACCTGGGTGGGCATGGCCGGCAAGATCGCCAAGCTGGCCGCGGGCGTGCTGATGACGCACTACCGGCGGTCGAAGGTCGACGGCGAGCTGCTCGCCGACGTGGCCAGAGCCTGCGACGCCCCCGCCGAGGTGGTCGAGGCGGCCACCGCCACCGCCACCGCCCGCCACTTCGCCGAGGTGTGCCTCGGCCTCGGCGTCACCGAGCCCCTCGCCGAGCTGTGCCGCCGCGCCGCCGCGGCCTGCGTGTCCCACACGAACGGAGCCCTCCCGGTGGAGGTCGTGATGGTCGACTTCGAGGGCGAGGCGGTGATCGCCCGTGGGTGA